In a single window of the Silurus meridionalis isolate SWU-2019-XX chromosome 8, ASM1480568v1, whole genome shotgun sequence genome:
- the eml5 gene encoding echinoderm microtubule-associated protein-like 5 isoform X5 — protein sequence MADRTAPNCHLRLEWVYGYRGHQCRNNLYYTAAKEIVYFVAGVGVVYNTREHKQKFYIGHNDDIISLALHPEHVLVATGQVGKEPYICVWDTYTVQTVSILKDIHTHGIACLAFDLDGQCLVSVGLDSKNTICIWDWRKGKVLAAAPGHTDRIFDISWDLYQQSKLVSCGVKHIKFFGVCGNALTPKRGMFGRTGELQTILCVACAKDEITYSGALNGDIYVWKGVTLIRTIQGAHGSGIFSMNACEEGFATGGRDGCIRLWDLSFKPITVIDLRETDQGYKGLSVRSVCWRGDHILVGTQDSEIFEVVVHDRTKPFLIMQGHCEGELWALAVHPTKPLAMTGSDDRSVRIWSLVDHALIARCNMEEPIRCAAVSTDGIHLALGMKDGSFTVLRVRDMTEVVHIKDRKEAIHELKYSPDGAHLAVGSNDNSVDIYGVVQRYKKVGECVGSTSFITHMDWSTDSKYLQTNDGSGKRLFYRMPTGKEVTNREELKLVQWSSWTCVLGPEVNGIWPKYSDISDINSVDANFSNQILATADDYGLVKLLRYPCIRKGAKFKKYLGHSAHITNVRWSHDYQWVITIGGADHSVFQWKFISERKSKDTLHIAPQEMLIDSNSDESDSDQSDVPELDSEIEQETQLTYRRQVYKEDLPQLKEQYKVKHRVAAMKKRERPPASGLRLHFIHGYRGYDCRSNLFYTQTGEIVYHVAAVGVVYNRQQNTQRFYLGHDDDILCLAIHPIKDYVATGQVGRDSSIHIWETEFLKPLSVLKGFHQFGVCALDFSADGKRLASVGLDDNHTIVLWDWRKGEKLSAFRGSKDKIFVVKINPHMPDKLITAGVKHMKFWHKAGGGLIGKKGSIGKTETMMCAVYGWTEEMVFSGTCTGDICIWKDMFLVKTVKAHDGPVFSMHALEKGFVTGGKDGIVALWDDTFERCLKTYAIKRSVLAPGSKGLLLEDNPSIRAISLGHGHILVGTKNGEILEVDKTGPITLLVQGHMEGEVWGLATHPHLPLCATVSDDKTLRIWDLSPSHCMLAVRKLKKGGRCCCFSPDGKALAVGLNDGSFLIVNADTLEDLVSFHHRKDIISDIRFSPGAGKYLAVASADTFVDIYNVMSSKRVGVCKGSMNNITHLDWDKRGKLLQVNTATKEQLFFEAPRGKKQTIPAVEVDKIEWCTWTCVLGSSCEGIWSLVSKVTEVTTTCLSNDRQLLATGDDLGYVKLFRYPVKGKYAKFKRYVAHSAHVTSVRWTHDDAQLVTVGGADTSLMIWSHNTEGCREVQQCDSEESDIESEDDGGYDSDVTRENEISYVIKALSTNMRPMAGVKPHLQQKEPSADERGSRPPVSRALPVPEKLQTNNVGKKKRPIEDLVLELVFGYRGNDCRNNVHYLNEGADIIYHTASIGIVLNLTTACQSFYVEHSDDILCLTINQHPKFPNVVATGQVGDAGDMSATSPSIHVWDAMNKQTLSVLRSYHSRGICSVSFSATGKLLLSVGLDPEHTVTIWKWQEGAKVASHPGHTRRIFVAEFRPDSDTQFVSVGIKHVRFWMLAGRALLSKKGVLSSIEDARMQTMLSVAFGANNLTFTGTISGDVCVWKEHILVRIVAKAHTGPVFTMYTTLRDGLIVTGGKERPSKEGGALKLWDQELKRCRAFRLETGQIIDCVRSVCRGKGKILVGTRNAEIIEVGEKNAACNILVNGHMDGPIWGLGAHPTRDVFLSAAEDGTVRLWDIAERKMLNKVNLGHPARTVNYSPEGDMVAIGMKNGEFIILLVTSLKIWGKKRDRRTAIQDIRFSPDSRFLAVGSSENAVDFYDLTLGPQLNRINCCRDIPSFVIQMDFSADGFYIQLSTGAYKRLVYEVPSGKQVTEQTAIDRITWATWTSVLGDEVVGIWSRNTDKADVTCACVSHSGINVVTGDDFGMVKLFDFPCPEKFAKHKRFLGHSAHVTNVRFTSGDRFVISAGGDDRSLFVWRCVHVPH from the exons ttttggaGTTTGTGGGAACGCTCTGACCCCTAAACGTGGTATGTTTGGGAGGACAGGCGAGCTACAGACCATACTCTGTGTGGCATGTGCCAAGGATGAGATCACGTACTCCGGTGCCTTGAACGGGGACATCTATGTCTGGAAGGGAGTCACCTTGATACGAACCATACAGGGGGCACATGGG TCAGGGATTTTCAGCATGAATGCATGTGAAGAGGGCTTCGCCACTGGTGGAAGGGATGGCTGCATCCGACTGTGGGACCTGAGCTTCAAGCCTATCACTGTCATCGACCTCAGGGAAACAGACCAGGGATATAAAG GACTCTCAGTGCGCAGTGTGTGCTGGAGAGGGGACCACATCTTGGTGGGCACTCAGGACAGTGAGATTTTTGAGGTGGTGGTGCATGACCGCACAAAGCCTTTCCTCATCATGCAGGGCCATTGTGAAGGCGAGCTCTGGGCCCTGGCAGTTCACCCTACCAAACCCCTGGCCATGACTGGCAGTGATGACCGATCTGTCCG GATCTGGAGCCTGGTAGACCATGCTTTGATAGCACGTTGCAACATGGAGGAGCCCATCCGCTGTGCAGCGGTGAGCACTGATGGCATCCATTTGGCCTTGGGAATGAAGGACGGTTCCTTCACTGTGCTGAGAGTCAG GGACATGACAGAGGTAGTGCATATCAAAGATCGCAAAGAAGCCATTCATGAGCTAAAGTACTCTCCTGATGGGGCTCACTTGGCTGTGGGCTCCAATGATAACTCGGTAGATATTTACGGCGTGGTGCAGCGCTATAAGAAGGTGGGAGAATGTGTGGGCTCCACCAGCTTCATCACGCACATGGACTGGTCCACTGACAGCAAATACCTGCAGACCAATGATGGCAGTGGCAAAAGGCTATTCTACAGAATGCCCA CTGGGAAGGAGGTAACAAATCGGGAAGAGCTGAAGCTAGTCCAGTGGTCCTCTTGGACATGTGTTCTTGGTCCAGAAGTGAATGGAATATGGCCCAAATATTCTGACATCAGTGACATCAACTCTGTAGATGCCAACttctcaaatcaaattttagCAACGGCTGATGATTACGGATTAGTTAAATTATTGCGCTATCCATGCATTAGGAAAG GTGCAAAATTCAAAAAATACTTAGGGCACTCTGCACACATAACCAATGTTAGGTGGTCACATGATTATCAGTGGGTGATTACTATCGGTGGAGCTGACCATTCAGTGTTCCAGTGGAAATTTATATCTGAAAGGAAGTCAAAAGATACTCTCCATATTGCCCCACAAG AGATGTTGATAGATTCAAATAGCGACGAGTCggattctgaccaatcagacgTGCCTGAGTTGGACTCGGAGATTGAGCAAGAAACACAGCTTACGTATCGACGACAG GTTTACAAAGAAGATCTACCTCAGCTTAAAGAGCAGTACAAAGTAAAGCATCGAGTGGCAGCTATGAAAAAAAGGGAGCGACCTCCTGCCAGCGGATTAAGATTGCACTTTATACATGG TTACCGAGGCTATGACTGCAGGAGTAACCTGTTCTACACTCAGACCGGGGAGATCGTGTACCATGTCGCTGCAGTGGGGGTGGTGTATAACAGACAGCAGAACACACAACGTTTCTACCTAGGCCATGACGATGACATCCTTTGTCTGGCCATCCACCCCATCAAAGATTATGTAGCCACCGGCCAA GTGGGAAGAGACTCCTCCATACACATCTGGGAAACAGAGTTTTTGAAGCCTCTGTCTGTCCTCAAAGGATTCCACCAGTTTGGAGTGTGTGCACTTGACTTTTCAG CGGATGGAAAGCGACTGGCCTCAGTGGGTCTGGATGACAATCACACCATTGTGCTTTGGGACTGGAGGAAAGGAGAGAAGCTCTCAGCTTTTCG GGGGAGCAAAGACAAGATATTTGTTGTTAAAATCAATCCACATATGCCTGATAAGCTCATTACTGCCGGGGTGAAGCACATGAAATTCTGGCATAAAGCTG GGGGAGGTTTGATTGGGAAGAAGGGCAGCATAGGGAAGACCGAGACCATGATGTGTGCCGTATATGGCTGGACAGAGGAGATGGTGTTCTCTGGGACATGCACTGGTGACATCTGCATTTGGAAGGACATGTTCTTAGTGAAGACAGTTAAAGCTCATGATGGACCAGTCTTCAGCATGCATGCTCTAGAAAAG GGGTTTGTAACTGGTGGGAAAGATGGCATAGTTGCTCTCTGGGATGACACATTTGAGAGGTGCCTCAAGACATATGCAATTAAGCGATCTGTGCTTGCCCCAGGGTCCAAAG GATTATTATTGGAAGACAACCCCTCTATTCGTGCCATATCTCTTGGACATGGACACATACTTGTAGGAACAAAGAATGGAGAGATTCTGGAGGTGGACAAAACTGGGCCTATCACTCTATTAGTCCAG GGTCATATGGAGGGAGAAGTGTGGGGGTTGGCCACGCATCCTCACCTGCCACTGTGTGCCACTGTGAGTGATGACAAGACTCTGCGTATATGGGACCTCTCTCCAAGCCACTGCATGCTTGCAGTGCGCAAGCTCAAAAAAG GTGGCCgctgctgctgtttttctcCGGATGGCAAGGCTCTGGCGGTAGGGCTAAATGATGGCAGCTTCCTTATTGTCAATGCAGACACTCTGGAGGACCTAGTGTCATTCCATCATCGTAAAGACATCATCTCCGATATCCGCTTCTCTCCTG GTGCTGGGAAATATTTGGCAGTTGCCTCAGCTGACACCTTTGTGGATATATACAATGTGATGAGCAGCAAGAGAGTGGGTGTATGCAAAGGCTCCATGAACAACATCACTCACCTGGACTGGGACAAAAGAG GAAAGCTTTTGCAGGTCAACACTGCAACTAAGGAGCAGCTATTTTTTGAAGCCCCTCGTGGGAAGAAGCAAACCATTCCTGCCGTAGAG GTGGACAAGATTGAATGGTGCACATGGACATGTGTGTTGGGGAGTTCCTGTGAGGGAATCTGGTCATTGGTTAGCAAGGTTACCGAGGTAACAACGACATGCCTCAGCAACGACAGGCAGTTGCTGGCAACGGGCGATGACCTTGGATATGTAAAGCTTTTCAGGTATCCGGTGAAG GGAAAATATGCGAAGTTCAAGCGATACGTGGCCCACAGTGCCCATGTGACCAGCGTGCGCTGGACACATGATGATGCTCAGCTGGTGACGGTTGGTGGAGCTGACACCTCTCTGATGATTTGGAGTCACAACACTGAGGGATGTCGGGAGGTGCAACAGTGTGACAGTGAGGAATCCGACATCGAGAGCGAGGATGATGGCG GGTACGATAGTGATGTGACCCGAGAGAATGAGATCAGCTATGTAATCAAGGCCTTATCTACCAATATGAGACCTATGGCAGGGGTCAAACCTCACTTACAGCAAAAAGAACCGTCAGCAGATGAAAG GGGCTCAAG ACCCCCAGTAAGCAGGGCTTTACCAGTACCAGAGAAACTGCAAACCAACAACGTGGGCAAGAAGAAAAGGCCCATTGAG GACCTGGTGCTAGAACTGGTATTTGGTTACCGGGGCAACGACTGCCGCAACAACGTGCATTACCTAAACGAGGGGGCGGATATCATCTACCACACGGCTTCAATTGGAATCGTCCTTAACTTAACGACAG CATGCCAGAGTTTTTATGTGGAACACAGTGATGACATTTTGTGCCTCACCATTAATCAGCACCCCAAGTTCCCCAACGTGGTGGCAACTGGCCAAGTAG GTGATGCTGGTGATATGTCAG CCACATCCCCTTCTATCCATGTGTGGGATGCCATGAACAAGCAGACTCTGTCTGTGCTGCGCAGTTATCACTCCCGGGGCATCTGCTCAGTCAGCTTCAGTGCCACTGGCAAGCTGCTCCTCTCTGTCGGCCTGGACCCTGAGCACACTGTCACCATCTGGAAGTGGCAGGAAG GTGCCAAAGTGGCCAGCCACCCTGGCCACACACGTCGGATCTTTGTGGCTGAGTTCCGGCCTGATTCAGACACTCAATTTGTGTCTGTGGGCATAAAGCATGTGCGCTTCTGGATGCTCGCCGGCCGGGCTCTGCTCAGCAAGAAAGGTGTGCTCAGCTCCATTGAGGATGCCCGCATGCAGACCATGCTCTCTGTGGCTTTCGGCGCT aatAACTTGACATTTACAGGTACCATtagtggagatgtgtgtgtatggaaggAACACATTCTAGTACGAATTGTGGCCAAGGCACACACTGGTCCTGTCTTCACAATGTACACCACCTTGCGAGACGGCCTCATCGTCACAGGCGGAAAGGAGCGACC GTCTAAGGAGGGTGGTGCACTGAAATTGTGGGATCAGGAATTGAAGCGCTGCAGGGCTTTCAGACTGGAGACCGGCCAGATCATCGACTGTGTGCGCTCTGTCTGTAGAGGCAAG GGTAAGATCCTTGTTGGCACACGGAATGCAGAGATCATTGAGGTTGGGGAGAAAAATGCAGCGTGCAACATCCTGGTGAATGGCCACATGGACGGCCCCATCTGGGGGCTGGGAGCTCACCCTACAAGAGatgtctttctgtctgctgCAGAGGACGGCACAGTACGCCTCTGGGACATCGCTGAGAGG AAAATGCTTAATAAGGTGAACCTGGGCCATCCTGCACGCACTGTCAACTATAGCCCTGAGGGTGATATGGTGGCGATCGGCATGAAGAATGGCGAGTTCATCATCCTCCTTGTAACCTCCCTGAAGATCTGGGGCAAAAAGAGAGATCGCCGCACTGCCATCCAGGATATCAG GTTCAGCCCAGATTCACGATTCCTTGCTGTTGGCTCAAGTGAGAATGCTGTGGATTTCTACGACCTGACCTTAGGACCTCAACTGAACCGGATTAACTGCTGCAGAGACATCCCTAGCTTTGTCATTCAGATGGATTTTTCTGCAGATGGCTTTTATATACAG TTGTCCACTGGTGCTTATAAACGACTGGTTTATGAAGTGCCTTCCGGAAAACAGGTCACAGAGCAGACAGCCATAGACAGAATCACCTGGGCCACCTGGACGAG TGTTCTGGGGGATGAGGTGGTGGGAATCTGGTCCCGCAACACGGATAAAGCCGATGTAACCTGCGCCTGCGTTTCCCATTCTGGCATCAACGTGGTCACCGGTGATGACTTTGGGATGGTAAAGCTGTTCGACTTTCCATGTCCAGAGAAATTT GCCAAACACAAGCGCTTTCTAGGCCACTCTGCTCACGTGACCAACGTCCGCTTCACCAGTGGGGATCGGTTCGTCATCAGCGCTGGAGGTGACGATAGAAG TCTGTTTGTATGGAGGTGTGTCCATGTTCCTCACTGA
- the eml5 gene encoding echinoderm microtubule-associated protein-like 5 isoform X4: MADRTAPNCHLRLEWVYGYRGHQCRNNLYYTAAKEIVYFVAGVGVVYNTREHKQKFYIGHNDDIISLALHPEHVLVATGQVGKEPYICVWDTYTVQTVSILKDIHTHGIACLAFDLDGQCLVSVGLDSKNTICIWDWRKGKVLAAAPGHTDRIFDISWDLYQQSKLVSCGVKHIKFFGVCGNALTPKRGMFGRTGELQTILCVACAKDEITYSGALNGDIYVWKGVTLIRTIQGAHGSGIFSMNACEEGFATGGRDGCIRLWDLSFKPITVIDLRETDQGYKGLSVRSVCWRGDHILVGTQDSEIFEVVVHDRTKPFLIMQGHCEGELWALAVHPTKPLAMTGSDDRSVRIWSLVDHALIARCNMEEPIRCAAVSTDGIHLALGMKDGSFTVLRVRDMTEVVHIKDRKEAIHELKYSPDGAHLAVGSNDNSVDIYGVVQRYKKVGECVGSTSFITHMDWSTDSKYLQTNDGSGKRLFYRMPTGKEVTNREELKLVQWSSWTCVLGPEVNGIWPKYSDISDINSVDANFSNQILATADDYGLVKLLRYPCIRKGAKFKKYLGHSAHITNVRWSHDYQWVITIGGADHSVFQWKFISERKSKDTLHIAPQEMLIDSNSDESDSDQSDVPELDSEIEQETQLTYRRQVYKEDLPQLKEQYKVKHRVAAMKKRERPPASGLRLHFIHGYRGYDCRSNLFYTQTGEIVYHVAAVGVVYNRQQNTQRFYLGHDDDILCLAIHPIKDYVATGQVGRDSSIHIWETEFLKPLSVLKGFHQFGVCALDFSADGKRLASVGLDDNHTIVLWDWRKGEKLSAFRGSKDKIFVVKINPHMPDKLITAGVKHMKFWHKAGGGLIGKKGSIGKTETMMCAVYGWTEEMVFSGTCTGDICIWKDMFLVKTVKAHDGPVFSMHALEKGFVTGGKDGIVALWDDTFERCLKTYAIKRSVLAPGSKGLLLEDNPSIRAISLGHGHILVGTKNGEILEVDKTGPITLLVQGHMEGEVWGLATHPHLPLCATVSDDKTLRIWDLSPSHCMLAVRKLKKGGRCCCFSPDGKALAVGLNDGSFLIVNADTLEDLVSFHHRKDIISDIRFSPGAGKYLAVASADTFVDIYNVMSSKRVGVCKGSMNNITHLDWDKRGKLLQVNTATKEQLFFEAPRGKKQTIPAVEVDKIEWCTWTCVLGSSCEGIWSLVSKVTEVTTTCLSNDRQLLATGDDLGYVKLFRYPVKGKYAKFKRYVAHSAHVTSVRWTHDDAQLVTVGGADTSLMIWSHNTEGCREVQQCDSEESDIESEDDGGYDSDVTRENEISYVIKALSTNMRPMAGVKPHLQQKEPSADERQGVVRGSRPPVSRALPVPEKLQTNNVGKKKRPIEDLVLELVFGYRGNDCRNNVHYLNEGADIIYHTASIGIVLNLTTACQSFYVEHSDDILCLTINQHPKFPNVVATGQVGDAGDMSATSPSIHVWDAMNKQTLSVLRSYHSRGICSVSFSATGKLLLSVGLDPEHTVTIWKWQEGAKVASHPGHTRRIFVAEFRPDSDTQFVSVGIKHVRFWMLAGRALLSKKGVLSSIEDARMQTMLSVAFGANNLTFTGTISGDVCVWKEHILVRIVAKAHTGPVFTMYTTLRDGLIVTGGKERPSKEGGALKLWDQELKRCRAFRLETGQIIDCVRSVCRGKGKILVGTRNAEIIEVGEKNAACNILVNGHMDGPIWGLGAHPTRDVFLSAAEDGTVRLWDIAERKMLNKVNLGHPARTVNYSPEGDMVAIGMKNGEFIILLVTSLKIWGKKRDRRTAIQDIRFSPDSRFLAVGSSENAVDFYDLTLGPQLNRINCCRDIPSFVIQMDFSADGFYIQLSTGAYKRLVYEVPSGKQVTEQTAIDRITWATWTSVLGDEVVGIWSRNTDKADVTCACVSHSGINVVTGDDFGMVKLFDFPCPEKFAKHKRFLGHSAHVTNVRFTSGDRFVISAGGDDRSLFVWRCVHVPH, from the exons ttttggaGTTTGTGGGAACGCTCTGACCCCTAAACGTGGTATGTTTGGGAGGACAGGCGAGCTACAGACCATACTCTGTGTGGCATGTGCCAAGGATGAGATCACGTACTCCGGTGCCTTGAACGGGGACATCTATGTCTGGAAGGGAGTCACCTTGATACGAACCATACAGGGGGCACATGGG TCAGGGATTTTCAGCATGAATGCATGTGAAGAGGGCTTCGCCACTGGTGGAAGGGATGGCTGCATCCGACTGTGGGACCTGAGCTTCAAGCCTATCACTGTCATCGACCTCAGGGAAACAGACCAGGGATATAAAG GACTCTCAGTGCGCAGTGTGTGCTGGAGAGGGGACCACATCTTGGTGGGCACTCAGGACAGTGAGATTTTTGAGGTGGTGGTGCATGACCGCACAAAGCCTTTCCTCATCATGCAGGGCCATTGTGAAGGCGAGCTCTGGGCCCTGGCAGTTCACCCTACCAAACCCCTGGCCATGACTGGCAGTGATGACCGATCTGTCCG GATCTGGAGCCTGGTAGACCATGCTTTGATAGCACGTTGCAACATGGAGGAGCCCATCCGCTGTGCAGCGGTGAGCACTGATGGCATCCATTTGGCCTTGGGAATGAAGGACGGTTCCTTCACTGTGCTGAGAGTCAG GGACATGACAGAGGTAGTGCATATCAAAGATCGCAAAGAAGCCATTCATGAGCTAAAGTACTCTCCTGATGGGGCTCACTTGGCTGTGGGCTCCAATGATAACTCGGTAGATATTTACGGCGTGGTGCAGCGCTATAAGAAGGTGGGAGAATGTGTGGGCTCCACCAGCTTCATCACGCACATGGACTGGTCCACTGACAGCAAATACCTGCAGACCAATGATGGCAGTGGCAAAAGGCTATTCTACAGAATGCCCA CTGGGAAGGAGGTAACAAATCGGGAAGAGCTGAAGCTAGTCCAGTGGTCCTCTTGGACATGTGTTCTTGGTCCAGAAGTGAATGGAATATGGCCCAAATATTCTGACATCAGTGACATCAACTCTGTAGATGCCAACttctcaaatcaaattttagCAACGGCTGATGATTACGGATTAGTTAAATTATTGCGCTATCCATGCATTAGGAAAG GTGCAAAATTCAAAAAATACTTAGGGCACTCTGCACACATAACCAATGTTAGGTGGTCACATGATTATCAGTGGGTGATTACTATCGGTGGAGCTGACCATTCAGTGTTCCAGTGGAAATTTATATCTGAAAGGAAGTCAAAAGATACTCTCCATATTGCCCCACAAG AGATGTTGATAGATTCAAATAGCGACGAGTCggattctgaccaatcagacgTGCCTGAGTTGGACTCGGAGATTGAGCAAGAAACACAGCTTACGTATCGACGACAG GTTTACAAAGAAGATCTACCTCAGCTTAAAGAGCAGTACAAAGTAAAGCATCGAGTGGCAGCTATGAAAAAAAGGGAGCGACCTCCTGCCAGCGGATTAAGATTGCACTTTATACATGG TTACCGAGGCTATGACTGCAGGAGTAACCTGTTCTACACTCAGACCGGGGAGATCGTGTACCATGTCGCTGCAGTGGGGGTGGTGTATAACAGACAGCAGAACACACAACGTTTCTACCTAGGCCATGACGATGACATCCTTTGTCTGGCCATCCACCCCATCAAAGATTATGTAGCCACCGGCCAA GTGGGAAGAGACTCCTCCATACACATCTGGGAAACAGAGTTTTTGAAGCCTCTGTCTGTCCTCAAAGGATTCCACCAGTTTGGAGTGTGTGCACTTGACTTTTCAG CGGATGGAAAGCGACTGGCCTCAGTGGGTCTGGATGACAATCACACCATTGTGCTTTGGGACTGGAGGAAAGGAGAGAAGCTCTCAGCTTTTCG GGGGAGCAAAGACAAGATATTTGTTGTTAAAATCAATCCACATATGCCTGATAAGCTCATTACTGCCGGGGTGAAGCACATGAAATTCTGGCATAAAGCTG GGGGAGGTTTGATTGGGAAGAAGGGCAGCATAGGGAAGACCGAGACCATGATGTGTGCCGTATATGGCTGGACAGAGGAGATGGTGTTCTCTGGGACATGCACTGGTGACATCTGCATTTGGAAGGACATGTTCTTAGTGAAGACAGTTAAAGCTCATGATGGACCAGTCTTCAGCATGCATGCTCTAGAAAAG GGGTTTGTAACTGGTGGGAAAGATGGCATAGTTGCTCTCTGGGATGACACATTTGAGAGGTGCCTCAAGACATATGCAATTAAGCGATCTGTGCTTGCCCCAGGGTCCAAAG GATTATTATTGGAAGACAACCCCTCTATTCGTGCCATATCTCTTGGACATGGACACATACTTGTAGGAACAAAGAATGGAGAGATTCTGGAGGTGGACAAAACTGGGCCTATCACTCTATTAGTCCAG GGTCATATGGAGGGAGAAGTGTGGGGGTTGGCCACGCATCCTCACCTGCCACTGTGTGCCACTGTGAGTGATGACAAGACTCTGCGTATATGGGACCTCTCTCCAAGCCACTGCATGCTTGCAGTGCGCAAGCTCAAAAAAG GTGGCCgctgctgctgtttttctcCGGATGGCAAGGCTCTGGCGGTAGGGCTAAATGATGGCAGCTTCCTTATTGTCAATGCAGACACTCTGGAGGACCTAGTGTCATTCCATCATCGTAAAGACATCATCTCCGATATCCGCTTCTCTCCTG GTGCTGGGAAATATTTGGCAGTTGCCTCAGCTGACACCTTTGTGGATATATACAATGTGATGAGCAGCAAGAGAGTGGGTGTATGCAAAGGCTCCATGAACAACATCACTCACCTGGACTGGGACAAAAGAG GAAAGCTTTTGCAGGTCAACACTGCAACTAAGGAGCAGCTATTTTTTGAAGCCCCTCGTGGGAAGAAGCAAACCATTCCTGCCGTAGAG GTGGACAAGATTGAATGGTGCACATGGACATGTGTGTTGGGGAGTTCCTGTGAGGGAATCTGGTCATTGGTTAGCAAGGTTACCGAGGTAACAACGACATGCCTCAGCAACGACAGGCAGTTGCTGGCAACGGGCGATGACCTTGGATATGTAAAGCTTTTCAGGTATCCGGTGAAG GGAAAATATGCGAAGTTCAAGCGATACGTGGCCCACAGTGCCCATGTGACCAGCGTGCGCTGGACACATGATGATGCTCAGCTGGTGACGGTTGGTGGAGCTGACACCTCTCTGATGATTTGGAGTCACAACACTGAGGGATGTCGGGAGGTGCAACAGTGTGACAGTGAGGAATCCGACATCGAGAGCGAGGATGATGGCG GGTACGATAGTGATGTGACCCGAGAGAATGAGATCAGCTATGTAATCAAGGCCTTATCTACCAATATGAGACCTATGGCAGGGGTCAAACCTCACTTACAGCAAAAAGAACCGTCAGCAGATGAAAG GCAGGGGGTAGTCAG GGGCTCAAG ACCCCCAGTAAGCAGGGCTTTACCAGTACCAGAGAAACTGCAAACCAACAACGTGGGCAAGAAGAAAAGGCCCATTGAG GACCTGGTGCTAGAACTGGTATTTGGTTACCGGGGCAACGACTGCCGCAACAACGTGCATTACCTAAACGAGGGGGCGGATATCATCTACCACACGGCTTCAATTGGAATCGTCCTTAACTTAACGACAG CATGCCAGAGTTTTTATGTGGAACACAGTGATGACATTTTGTGCCTCACCATTAATCAGCACCCCAAGTTCCCCAACGTGGTGGCAACTGGCCAAGTAG GTGATGCTGGTGATATGTCAG CCACATCCCCTTCTATCCATGTGTGGGATGCCATGAACAAGCAGACTCTGTCTGTGCTGCGCAGTTATCACTCCCGGGGCATCTGCTCAGTCAGCTTCAGTGCCACTGGCAAGCTGCTCCTCTCTGTCGGCCTGGACCCTGAGCACACTGTCACCATCTGGAAGTGGCAGGAAG GTGCCAAAGTGGCCAGCCACCCTGGCCACACACGTCGGATCTTTGTGGCTGAGTTCCGGCCTGATTCAGACACTCAATTTGTGTCTGTGGGCATAAAGCATGTGCGCTTCTGGATGCTCGCCGGCCGGGCTCTGCTCAGCAAGAAAGGTGTGCTCAGCTCCATTGAGGATGCCCGCATGCAGACCATGCTCTCTGTGGCTTTCGGCGCT aatAACTTGACATTTACAGGTACCATtagtggagatgtgtgtgtatggaaggAACACATTCTAGTACGAATTGTGGCCAAGGCACACACTGGTCCTGTCTTCACAATGTACACCACCTTGCGAGACGGCCTCATCGTCACAGGCGGAAAGGAGCGACC GTCTAAGGAGGGTGGTGCACTGAAATTGTGGGATCAGGAATTGAAGCGCTGCAGGGCTTTCAGACTGGAGACCGGCCAGATCATCGACTGTGTGCGCTCTGTCTGTAGAGGCAAG GGTAAGATCCTTGTTGGCACACGGAATGCAGAGATCATTGAGGTTGGGGAGAAAAATGCAGCGTGCAACATCCTGGTGAATGGCCACATGGACGGCCCCATCTGGGGGCTGGGAGCTCACCCTACAAGAGatgtctttctgtctgctgCAGAGGACGGCACAGTACGCCTCTGGGACATCGCTGAGAGG AAAATGCTTAATAAGGTGAACCTGGGCCATCCTGCACGCACTGTCAACTATAGCCCTGAGGGTGATATGGTGGCGATCGGCATGAAGAATGGCGAGTTCATCATCCTCCTTGTAACCTCCCTGAAGATCTGGGGCAAAAAGAGAGATCGCCGCACTGCCATCCAGGATATCAG GTTCAGCCCAGATTCACGATTCCTTGCTGTTGGCTCAAGTGAGAATGCTGTGGATTTCTACGACCTGACCTTAGGACCTCAACTGAACCGGATTAACTGCTGCAGAGACATCCCTAGCTTTGTCATTCAGATGGATTTTTCTGCAGATGGCTTTTATATACAG TTGTCCACTGGTGCTTATAAACGACTGGTTTATGAAGTGCCTTCCGGAAAACAGGTCACAGAGCAGACAGCCATAGACAGAATCACCTGGGCCACCTGGACGAG TGTTCTGGGGGATGAGGTGGTGGGAATCTGGTCCCGCAACACGGATAAAGCCGATGTAACCTGCGCCTGCGTTTCCCATTCTGGCATCAACGTGGTCACCGGTGATGACTTTGGGATGGTAAAGCTGTTCGACTTTCCATGTCCAGAGAAATTT GCCAAACACAAGCGCTTTCTAGGCCACTCTGCTCACGTGACCAACGTCCGCTTCACCAGTGGGGATCGGTTCGTCATCAGCGCTGGAGGTGACGATAGAAG TCTGTTTGTATGGAGGTGTGTCCATGTTCCTCACTGA